The following proteins are co-located in the Marinomonas profundi genome:
- a CDS encoding ABC transporter substrate-binding protein encodes MKLGYVFCLGLMLFLSVAYANGAAQNASVVFPSVNELKGNQASTKSDVLLVHGALNRDSIAPLFQAYQEKYPQVTVAYFESNTRQLYEQFLSQPSSRPDIMISPAMDLQFKLANDGYALAYDSPELVNIPRDAHWRNELFGFTYEPIVTAINSDILVGEALPQSREQLLNLIRSKNHLLDDKIGLFDIQQSGLGYLAWAYDGQQARSYGRLLEAFGTHQARLYTDTSAMLNALLKGQIFIAYNLVGAYSYQWSQQYPWIKTIMPTDYTSVIMRTAFIARDTQQPKLAQRFIDLLLSPQGQQLLANQSGITPISPKAVGPYSRDELNKLPHGIFRPIPLGLELLIQTDEAQKQIIFTEWDNAMLSSP; translated from the coding sequence ATGAAGCTTGGTTATGTGTTTTGCTTAGGTTTAATGCTGTTTTTAAGCGTGGCGTATGCCAATGGGGCAGCACAAAATGCCTCTGTTGTTTTTCCCAGCGTGAATGAGCTGAAAGGCAATCAAGCCAGCACTAAAAGCGATGTGTTATTGGTTCATGGGGCGCTCAATCGCGATTCGATAGCGCCTTTATTTCAGGCGTATCAAGAAAAATACCCGCAGGTGACGGTAGCGTATTTTGAATCGAATACACGGCAGTTATACGAACAATTCCTCTCACAGCCGAGCTCTCGGCCAGACATTATGATCAGCCCAGCGATGGACTTGCAATTCAAATTGGCAAACGATGGTTATGCGCTGGCGTATGATTCGCCCGAGCTGGTTAATATTCCGCGCGATGCTCATTGGCGCAATGAACTGTTTGGCTTTACCTATGAGCCGATTGTGACGGCCATTAATAGCGATATTTTAGTCGGGGAGGCCTTGCCACAAAGCCGTGAGCAATTGTTGAATTTGATCCGCAGCAAAAACCATTTGCTCGACGATAAAATTGGTTTGTTTGATATTCAGCAGTCGGGTCTAGGTTATCTGGCGTGGGCTTATGACGGGCAGCAAGCGCGGAGCTATGGGCGTTTGTTAGAAGCCTTTGGAACGCATCAAGCCAGACTTTATACGGATACGTCAGCGATGCTTAATGCCTTGTTAAAAGGCCAGATTTTTATTGCCTACAACCTTGTTGGAGCGTATTCCTACCAATGGAGTCAGCAATACCCATGGATTAAAACCATCATGCCGACCGATTATACCTCGGTCATTATGCGTACCGCCTTTATCGCTCGCGACACACAACAACCTAAGCTGGCGCAGCGTTTTATCGATCTGCTCTTATCGCCACAAGGTCAGCAGCTATTGGCGAATCAATCTGGCATTACGCCAATAAGCCCGAAAGCCGTAGGGCCTTACAGTCGCGATGAATTAAATAAATTGCCCCATGGGATTTTTCGCCCGATTCCTTTAGGGCTTGAGTTGCTCATTCAAACGGATGAAGCACAGAAGCAGATTATTTTTACTGAATGGGACAATGCTATGTTGTCGTCTCCTTAA
- a CDS encoding TAXI family TRAP transporter solute-binding subunit, with protein MMFKKMLIASALCATLVNSPLQAAERVSIGTGGTGGLFYVIGAGISETLNKHMENTTARAEVTGASVENNHRVAAGQMTMGLSSSSTLFEAKNGEGPFKVSGPLDVAGIAYLYPAVLQVATISGNGVDSFEQLKGKRVSMGPPGSNAAVLATRLLQEYGVFDDVTPRFLSYTEGVKALVNGQVDAAVVLAGAPTSSLIDLDSQTDMALLSASVEKLDSLIQKYPFYQAFSLPAGTYPDQAKQVMMINDPAILFTSGKEDQSKVYDITKAIFSHLDELGQIHPQAKAIALETAKHTPVALHPGAKKYYDEVNGQ; from the coding sequence ATGATGTTCAAAAAAATGCTTATAGCGAGCGCTCTGTGTGCGACTCTGGTAAACAGTCCTCTGCAAGCGGCAGAGCGGGTTTCTATCGGTACTGGCGGAACCGGTGGTTTGTTTTATGTGATTGGTGCGGGCATTTCCGAAACCCTTAACAAACACATGGAAAACACCACGGCACGGGCCGAAGTGACGGGCGCGTCCGTTGAGAACAATCACCGCGTAGCCGCGGGTCAAATGACAATGGGGCTTTCCTCTTCCTCTACTCTTTTTGAAGCAAAAAATGGCGAGGGCCCATTTAAAGTAAGCGGCCCATTAGACGTGGCGGGCATTGCCTATTTATATCCAGCGGTACTGCAAGTGGCGACGATTTCCGGCAATGGTGTGGACTCTTTTGAGCAGTTAAAAGGCAAGCGCGTTAGCATGGGGCCTCCGGGCAGTAATGCGGCTGTTTTGGCGACGCGCCTGCTGCAAGAATACGGCGTCTTTGACGATGTTACGCCCCGTTTTCTTTCTTACACTGAAGGCGTAAAAGCATTGGTAAACGGCCAAGTAGACGCGGCGGTGGTGCTCGCCGGTGCGCCGACTTCCTCTTTGATCGATCTTGATTCTCAAACAGACATGGCTTTGCTGTCTGCGAGTGTGGAAAAACTGGACAGCTTGATCCAAAAATACCCTTTTTACCAAGCCTTCTCTTTGCCAGCGGGTACCTACCCAGATCAGGCTAAGCAAGTGATGATGATTAACGATCCGGCGATTCTGTTTACCAGTGGCAAAGAAGATCAAAGTAAGGTTTATGACATTACTAAAGCGATTTTCTCTCACCTTGATGAGTTAGGCCAGATCCACCCTCAAGCCAAAGC